In Lysobacter firmicutimachus, one genomic interval encodes:
- the recR gene encoding recombination mediator RecR: protein MSSSLLEQLIDAFRVLPGVGQKSAQRMAYHVLERERAGGQRLSQALAEAIEKIGHCVRCRDFSESEVCPTCASAARDAHLLCAVESPADRLAIEQATGYRGLYFILQGRLSPLDGIGPRELGLDALAARLAEGEVQELIVATNPTVEGEATAHYLAQLARQHGVRPSRLAHGVPLGGELEYVDRGTLSHAFGSRSEM, encoded by the coding sequence ATGAGCAGCAGCCTGCTCGAACAACTGATCGACGCGTTCCGGGTGCTGCCCGGGGTGGGGCAGAAGTCGGCCCAGCGCATGGCCTACCACGTGCTCGAACGCGAGCGCGCCGGCGGCCAGCGCCTGTCGCAGGCCCTGGCCGAAGCGATCGAGAAGATCGGCCACTGCGTGCGTTGCCGCGACTTCAGCGAGAGCGAGGTCTGCCCGACCTGCGCCAGCGCTGCGCGCGACGCGCACCTGCTGTGCGCGGTGGAATCGCCGGCCGACCGGCTGGCGATCGAGCAGGCCACCGGCTACCGCGGCCTGTACTTCATCCTGCAGGGCCGGCTGAGCCCGCTCGACGGCATCGGCCCGCGCGAACTGGGCCTGGACGCGCTGGCCGCGCGCCTGGCCGAGGGCGAAGTGCAGGAACTGATCGTCGCCACCAACCCGACCGTCGAAGGCGAAGCCACCGCCCACTACCTGGCCCAACTCGCGCGCCAGCACGGTGTGCGCCCCAGCCGCCTCGCCCACGGCGTCCCGCTCGGCGGCGAACTCGAGTACGTCGACCGCGGCACTCTGTCGCATGCGTTCGGCAGCCGGAGCGAGATGTAG
- a CDS encoding YbaB/EbfC family nucleoid-associated protein, with amino-acid sequence MRGNIAQLMQQAQRMQENVQRAQEELAKIEVTGSAGGGMVSVTLTGRMDCRKVRIDPSVLSDQEMVEDLIAAAFNDAVNKINVESQAKMSAATAGMPMPPGMKLPF; translated from the coding sequence ATGCGCGGCAACATCGCCCAACTCATGCAACAGGCGCAGCGGATGCAGGAAAACGTGCAGCGCGCCCAGGAAGAACTGGCCAAGATCGAGGTCACCGGCAGCGCCGGCGGCGGCATGGTCAGCGTGACCCTGACCGGCCGCATGGACTGCCGCAAGGTGCGCATCGACCCGAGCGTGCTGTCCGACCAGGAAATGGTCGAGGACCTGATCGCCGCCGCCTTCAACGATGCGGTCAACAAGATCAACGTCGAGTCGCAGGCCAAGATGTCGGCCGCCACCGCCGGCATGCCGATGCCGCCGGGCATGAAGCTGCCGTTCTGA
- a CDS encoding histidine triad nucleotide-binding protein — MTDTTIFGKIIRRELPADIVYEDGDLIAFRDIAPQAPVHVLFVPKTPIATLNDLQADQAALVGKLVHAAAQYAQREGFAEDGYRIVMNCNGHGGQTVFQLHLHLLAGDQLGRFGTPR; from the coding sequence ATGACCGACACCACCATCTTCGGCAAGATCATCCGGCGCGAGCTGCCGGCCGACATCGTTTACGAAGACGGCGATCTGATCGCGTTCCGCGACATCGCGCCGCAGGCGCCGGTGCACGTGCTGTTCGTGCCGAAGACGCCGATCGCCACCCTCAACGACCTGCAGGCCGATCAGGCCGCGCTCGTCGGCAAGCTCGTCCACGCGGCGGCGCAGTATGCGCAACGCGAGGGCTTCGCCGAGGACGGCTACCGGATCGTCATGAACTGCAACGGCCACGGCGGCCAGACCGTGTTCCAGCTGCACCTGCATCTGCTCGCCGGCGATCAGCTCGGCCGCTTCGGCACCCCGCGCTGA